A genomic stretch from Verrucomicrobiota bacterium includes:
- a CDS encoding LamB/YcsF family protein: protein MIRNQKLDLNCDLGEGEPIARTRALMRWITSANVACGGHAGDLASMQCCVRLARQFRVRLGAHPGPWSRGDFGRTAVQLTPDELELLLLQQVGALEQIANQGGARLHHIKLHGALYHASEAKEAIGRRYVQSVARWWPRAVIYAQAAGNVARLAKSNGVEVWEEAFADRGYEDRGELVPRTKPGALLRDVSAVGRRVQMIVNDGQVETISGARIPLRPQTLCVHSDTPGSPAIARVVWNVLRRASAE from the coding sequence ATGATTCGAAATCAAAAACTGGATTTGAACTGCGACCTGGGGGAAGGCGAACCCATCGCCCGAACGCGCGCCCTGATGCGTTGGATCACCTCCGCCAACGTGGCGTGCGGCGGCCATGCGGGCGATCTCGCATCCATGCAATGCTGTGTTCGCTTGGCCAGGCAATTCCGCGTGCGATTGGGCGCGCATCCTGGCCCGTGGAGTCGGGGCGATTTTGGGAGAACCGCGGTTCAACTCACACCGGACGAACTGGAGTTGCTCTTGCTTCAACAGGTGGGCGCGCTGGAGCAAATTGCGAACCAAGGAGGCGCTCGGTTGCATCATATCAAACTCCATGGCGCGCTCTACCACGCGAGCGAGGCGAAGGAAGCAATCGGCCGCCGCTACGTCCAAAGCGTCGCTCGCTGGTGGCCGCGCGCGGTCATTTACGCCCAAGCGGCCGGGAATGTGGCTCGATTGGCGAAAAGCAATGGCGTGGAAGTCTGGGAAGAGGCTTTCGCGGATCGAGGCTACGAAGACCGCGGCGAACTTGTCCCGAGAACCAAACCGGGCGCGTTGCTGAGGGACGTCTCGGCAGTCGGGCGCCGCGTTCAGATGATCGTCAACGACGGGCAGGTCGAAACGATTTCCGGCGCTCGAATCCCGCTGCGGCCTCAGACGCTTTGCGTGCACTCGGACACACCGGGATCGCCGGCGATCGCCCGAGTCGTCTGGAACGTTTTGAGAAGGGCGTCCGCTGAGTAG